The following proteins are co-located in the Ensifer sp. WSM1721 genome:
- a CDS encoding YdeI/OmpD-associated family protein, giving the protein MSEKENQLPIIHFGDTKAFEDWLARQGPDCRGLWVKFAKKASGIASITPKEALDVALCHGWIDGQRIGLDDKYYLNKYTPRRARSRWSEINRTRALELIAEGRMTPRGMAEVERARADGRWEAAAAPPSKATVPEDLQDALKHNGAAKALFDELDSRNRYAVLFRIQDAKKAETRKARIEKYVDMLARGETPYPRGKGRLQRKS; this is encoded by the coding sequence ATGAGTGAAAAAGAAAATCAATTGCCCATCATTCATTTTGGCGACACCAAGGCGTTCGAGGACTGGCTCGCCCGACAGGGACCCGATTGCCGGGGTCTATGGGTGAAGTTCGCCAAAAAAGCCTCCGGCATCGCAAGCATCACCCCGAAGGAAGCGCTCGACGTTGCGCTTTGCCACGGCTGGATCGACGGCCAGCGGATCGGACTCGATGACAAGTATTATCTCAACAAATATACGCCGCGCCGGGCGCGCAGCAGGTGGTCCGAGATCAATCGCACGCGTGCGCTGGAACTGATCGCGGAAGGACGGATGACGCCCCGGGGTATGGCCGAGGTGGAGAGAGCGAGGGCTGACGGCCGCTGGGAAGCCGCGGCGGCACCGCCGAGCAAGGCGACCGTGCCGGAGGATCTGCAGGATGCGCTCAAGCACAACGGGGCGGCGAAGGCACTGTTCGACGAACTCGACAGCCGGAACCGCTATGCGGTTCTCTTTCGTATCCAGGATGCCAAAAAAGCCGAAACCCGGAAGGCACGCATCGAGAAATATGTCGACATGCTCGCGAGAGGCGAAACGCCCTATCCGCGCGGGAAAGGCCGCCTACAGCGGAAGAGCTGA
- a CDS encoding GlxA family transcriptional regulator, whose amino-acid sequence MNKPLTKKRSLVFFLVPNFSMLPFSAAIETLRIANRMLGYEAYTWRLASTDGQKVFSSAGIALEVNTSLADERKFLSGENRPSMVLVCSGVYVEEFQNKSVNAWLREVYNRGIAVGSLCTGAHVLASAGLLTGKRCAIHWENLPGFSESFPQAEVYADLYEIDSNIYTCAGGTASLDMMLNLIDQDFGENLVNRVCEQALTDRVRGPHDRQRLPLRARLGVQNAKVLSIIELMESNLSEPLSLLEIAESADLSRRQIERLFRQEMGRSPARYYLEIRLDRARHLLIQSSMPVVEVAVACGFVSASHFSKCYRELYNRSPQQERAERKLTLQMAR is encoded by the coding sequence ATGAACAAGCCCCTGACGAAAAAGCGTTCGCTCGTCTTCTTTCTAGTGCCGAACTTTTCGATGCTGCCCTTTTCGGCGGCCATCGAAACGCTCCGCATCGCCAACCGGATGCTTGGCTATGAGGCCTATACATGGCGCCTCGCCTCGACCGACGGTCAGAAGGTCTTCTCCTCCGCCGGCATCGCTCTCGAGGTCAACACCTCCCTGGCAGACGAACGCAAGTTCCTGAGCGGCGAAAACCGCCCCTCGATGGTCCTGGTCTGTTCCGGCGTCTATGTCGAGGAGTTCCAGAACAAGTCGGTGAACGCCTGGCTGCGCGAGGTCTACAATCGCGGCATCGCCGTCGGCAGCCTCTGTACCGGCGCCCATGTGCTGGCTTCGGCGGGCCTGCTCACGGGCAAGCGCTGTGCCATCCACTGGGAGAACCTGCCGGGTTTCTCCGAGAGCTTCCCGCAGGCTGAGGTCTATGCCGACCTCTACGAGATCGACAGCAATATTTACACCTGCGCCGGCGGCACCGCCTCGCTCGACATGATGTTGAACCTGATCGATCAGGATTTTGGTGAAAACCTGGTCAACCGCGTCTGCGAACAGGCGCTGACGGATCGCGTCCGTGGCCCGCACGACCGCCAGCGGCTGCCGCTGAGGGCCCGACTCGGCGTCCAGAACGCCAAGGTGCTGTCGATCATCGAACTGATGGAGAGCAACCTATCCGAACCCCTGTCGCTCCTGGAAATCGCCGAAAGCGCCGATCTTTCGCGCCGCCAGATCGAGCGGCTCTTCCGCCAGGAAATGGGGCGCTCGCCTGCGCGCTACTATCTCGAGATCCGCCTCGACCGCGCTCGGCACCTCCTCATCCAATCCTCCATGCCGGTCGTGGAAGTGGCCGTGGCCTGCGGCTTCGTGTCCGCTTCGCATTTCTCCAAATGCTATCGCGAACTCTACAACCGCTCGCCACAGCAGGAACGCGCCGAACGCAAGCTGACACTGCAGATGGCGCGTTGA
- a CDS encoding diguanylate cyclase — protein sequence MHRDKRLLLIEDSRMFATALKHGLELTHGVSVTHCASLKAVKAEFSDMAEEFSLAVLDLNLPDAPNCEALDFLLKEGVPAIVFTAAFNDGTRDQILSRGVVDCIVKNEPHSLNGLIASVGRALASGRTTVLLVDSGQASRHDLAGILRRQRLSVVEASRGAEALQFIDAGEAIDAIVTDTNLADMTGRSLLEEILRRQGEEAAPVIGLSEEGDARLAARFIETGGADFIRKPMLEAEFHGRVRYAAAMQKRMQALRRAAASDYLTGIYNRRHFFLTGPRLVDQCLRRGEGTSIAVLDIDHFKRLNDTYGHEIGDLVLKHVARRLKALVGAEHLMARLGGEEFGILFNGLDVREAFAFCERVRLELARSKIVADEEELTITVSIGLATIEASESFENYLHAADQFLYMAKHAGRNRVMSELTLLDALVS from the coding sequence ATGCACCGCGACAAGCGTCTGTTGCTCATCGAGGATTCGCGCATGTTCGCGACCGCGCTGAAGCATGGCTTAGAGCTGACGCATGGCGTCAGCGTCACCCATTGCGCGTCGCTCAAAGCGGTGAAGGCTGAATTTTCCGACATGGCCGAGGAGTTTTCGCTGGCCGTCCTCGATCTCAACCTTCCAGACGCGCCGAACTGCGAAGCGCTGGACTTCCTCCTCAAGGAAGGAGTTCCGGCCATCGTCTTCACGGCCGCCTTCAACGACGGCACACGTGACCAGATCCTGAGCCGCGGTGTCGTCGATTGCATCGTCAAGAACGAGCCGCACTCGCTCAACGGTCTGATCGCTTCGGTCGGTCGAGCGCTTGCCAGCGGCAGGACCACGGTGCTGCTTGTCGATTCCGGCCAGGCCTCGCGCCACGATCTCGCGGGCATCCTGCGCCGGCAGCGGCTCTCGGTCGTCGAAGCGTCGCGCGGCGCCGAGGCCCTGCAGTTCATCGACGCGGGCGAGGCGATCGACGCCATCGTCACCGACACGAATCTCGCCGACATGACGGGAAGGAGCCTGCTGGAGGAAATTCTCAGGCGGCAGGGCGAGGAGGCCGCGCCGGTCATCGGCCTCTCGGAAGAGGGCGACGCGCGGCTGGCGGCGCGCTTCATCGAGACTGGCGGCGCTGATTTCATCCGAAAGCCCATGCTGGAAGCGGAGTTCCATGGCCGCGTGCGCTATGCCGCGGCAATGCAGAAGCGGATGCAGGCGCTACGCCGCGCGGCGGCAAGCGACTATCTGACGGGCATCTACAACCGCCGGCACTTCTTTCTCACAGGACCACGCCTAGTCGATCAGTGCCTGAGGCGGGGCGAGGGAACGTCGATCGCCGTGCTCGACATCGACCACTTCAAGCGGCTGAACGATACCTATGGCCATGAGATCGGCGACCTCGTGCTGAAGCATGTGGCGCGACGACTGAAGGCGCTGGTCGGCGCGGAGCACCTGATGGCGCGTCTCGGCGGCGAGGAATTCGGCATCCTCTTCAATGGTCTCGATGTCCGCGAGGCTTTTGCCTTCTGCGAGCGCGTGCGCCTCGAGCTTGCGAGATCGAAGATCGTCGCGGACGAAGAGGAGTTGACGATCACCGTCTCGATCGGGCTTGCGACGATCGAAGCGTCCGAATCCTTCGAAAACTACCTGCACGCGGCCGACCAGTTCCTGTACATGGCGAAGCATGCCGGCCGCAATCGCGTGATGTCGGAACTGACACTGCTTGATGCTTTGGTGTCATGA
- a CDS encoding response regulator yields the protein MSFFGVSGMYYSGESLGEHRIVLAEDSNLFSSMVSKRLKELFDVDVIVCRDYEDLQFAVENASFPPALAISNINLPGAENGEALGYLIEMSVPTIVFTGSFQESTREAILAKDIVDYVIKDSVFAVDMLAESVCRFLTNQKHHVLIVDDSPTARAVLTTQLRRYNFRTSSAESGAAALEILKNNPDIALVITDYNMPDIDGFELTRRIRAAHGPHQLRIIGVSSSTNRLLSARFLKAGGNDFVVRPFVNEEFYCRVNQNLDTLTKIRTLSAKTKIPA from the coding sequence ATGTCATTCTTCGGCGTTTCCGGAATGTACTATTCCGGCGAATCCCTCGGCGAGCACCGCATCGTGCTTGCCGAGGACTCCAATCTGTTTTCGTCGATGGTTTCGAAGCGGCTGAAGGAATTGTTCGATGTCGACGTGATCGTCTGCCGCGACTACGAGGATCTGCAGTTCGCAGTCGAAAATGCTTCCTTTCCACCCGCGCTTGCCATCTCCAACATCAATCTGCCTGGTGCGGAGAACGGCGAGGCGCTCGGCTATCTGATCGAGATGAGCGTGCCGACGATCGTCTTCACCGGCTCGTTCCAGGAGAGCACGCGCGAGGCCATTCTCGCCAAGGACATCGTCGACTATGTCATCAAGGACAGCGTTTTCGCCGTGGACATGCTGGCGGAATCGGTCTGCCGGTTCTTGACCAACCAGAAGCATCACGTGCTGATCGTCGACGACAGCCCGACGGCCCGGGCGGTGCTCACGACGCAACTCAGGCGCTATAATTTCCGCACGAGCTCCGCCGAAAGCGGTGCGGCCGCCCTCGAGATCCTGAAGAACAATCCGGACATCGCGCTCGTCATCACCGACTACAACATGCCGGACATCGACGGCTTCGAACTCACGCGCCGCATCCGCGCAGCCCACGGACCCCACCAGTTGCGCATCATCGGCGTCTCCTCGTCGACGAACCGGCTGCTCTCGGCGCGTTTCCTCAAGGCCGGCGGCAACGATTTCGTCGTCCGGCCCTTCGTCAACGAGGAGTTCTATTGCCGGGTCAATCAGAACCTCGACACGCTCACCAAGATCAGGACGCTGAGCGCAAAGACGAAAATACCTGCGTAA
- a CDS encoding SMc04171 family calcium-binding repeat protein encodes MSTIVGTIGDDVILGTEEKDRIWGLIGADEIDAGDGDDLVEGGAGDDRLASSSGYDRLDGGEGDDQITLTGTGGAVTGGAGFDTLVIDLSDVSTSVRFSGEHGHGIIGYNTSNWEHIFFNRIERLVLTTGSGNDRIFGAATDDIISTGAGNDIIGPYGTDIDDGTSMLGDDTIDTGSGGDIIVDMSGANRIFAGDHSDKITTTLASAVIDGGNGWDTLSLFDDERTEDVTVDFVRGFASTGTLISGIEVASVDLGSGSDTLIGGNLFSLSAHMGEGDNYVEGSNGRDYIASGSGDDALYGGSGDDILISVGGNDVLVGGDGNDEIHDAGMAFDDGDTIIDGGAGDDLIQVRAPSGFIDGGDGNDTLYVTEPLPGTTNFDAATGVLGTRLIFANIETFQVEGGAGDDIIRTLAGDDQLAGNGGNDRLNGGAGNDELWGGAGNDVMTGGAGGDTFLWSSDTFSFSGVDRITDFDTEGGDVLRFIGYAPDTTRIGSFADLIAAASETQDGLYIAFNGSDTFGLLLDNVSLSDLSADDIVFA; translated from the coding sequence ATGAGCACGATTGTTGGCACGATCGGTGACGACGTGATACTTGGAACCGAGGAAAAGGATCGCATCTGGGGTCTCATCGGCGCGGATGAGATCGATGCGGGTGACGGCGATGATCTGGTCGAGGGCGGCGCCGGGGACGATCGCCTGGCGAGTAGCAGCGGCTACGACCGGCTCGATGGCGGCGAGGGGGACGACCAGATCACGCTTACCGGCACCGGCGGCGCGGTTACCGGCGGTGCCGGCTTCGATACGCTGGTGATCGACCTCTCCGACGTCAGCACCTCCGTCCGGTTCAGCGGCGAGCACGGGCACGGTATCATCGGCTACAATACATCAAACTGGGAACACATCTTCTTCAACCGCATCGAGAGACTGGTGCTGACCACCGGTAGCGGCAACGACCGGATCTTCGGCGCAGCCACCGACGACATCATCTCGACGGGCGCAGGCAACGATATCATCGGGCCGTATGGCACCGACATCGACGATGGCACCAGCATGCTCGGCGACGACACGATCGATACGGGCAGCGGCGGCGACATCATCGTCGACATGAGCGGCGCGAATCGCATCTTCGCCGGCGACCACAGCGACAAGATCACTACCACTCTCGCCTCCGCGGTGATCGACGGCGGGAACGGCTGGGATACGCTCTCCCTCTTCGACGACGAGAGGACTGAGGACGTGACCGTCGACTTCGTGCGCGGATTTGCCTCGACAGGCACGCTGATCAGCGGCATCGAGGTAGCCAGCGTAGATCTCGGCAGCGGCAGCGATACGCTAATCGGCGGAAATCTCTTCTCGCTCAGCGCCCATATGGGCGAGGGCGACAACTACGTCGAAGGCAGCAACGGTAGGGATTACATCGCCTCCGGAAGCGGTGACGACGCCCTCTATGGCGGCTCCGGCGACGACATCCTGATCAGCGTCGGTGGCAATGATGTGCTCGTCGGCGGCGACGGCAACGACGAGATCCACGACGCGGGAATGGCCTTCGATGACGGCGACACGATCATTGATGGCGGTGCCGGCGACGACCTGATCCAGGTCCGCGCTCCTTCCGGCTTCATCGATGGCGGGGACGGCAACGACACGCTCTACGTCACCGAGCCACTTCCCGGAACGACCAACTTCGATGCGGCGACCGGCGTGCTTGGCACGAGGCTGATATTCGCCAATATCGAGACGTTTCAGGTTGAGGGCGGCGCAGGCGACGATATTATCCGCACGCTCGCCGGCGACGATCAACTTGCCGGCAATGGCGGCAACGACCGGCTTAATGGCGGTGCGGGCAATGACGAACTTTGGGGCGGTGCCGGCAATGATGTCATGACGGGCGGTGCCGGTGGCGATACCTTCCTTTGGTCGTCCGACACGTTTTCGTTCTCGGGGGTCGATCGCATCACGGATTTCGATACTGAAGGCGGCGACGTGCTGCGCTTCATCGGCTACGCACCCGACACCACGCGCATCGGCAGCTTCGCCGACCTCATTGCGGCGGCGAGCGAGACGCAGGACGGGCTCTACATAGCCTTCAACGGATCCGACACGTTCGGCCTTCTTCTGGACAACGTTTCGCTATCGGACCTCTCGGCGGACGATATCGTCTTCGCCTAA
- a CDS encoding VOC family protein, which yields MRLNQVTVTMPDLEAGWRFYCKFGLKPVVDARPRYARFLCPDGDSTFSLQRGENGGGGTTIYFECEDLDATVSMLIESGLQFASGPEDKSWRWREAELVDPGGNRIVLYFAGSNRIDPPWRIGTAP from the coding sequence GTGCGCTTGAACCAAGTGACCGTTACAATGCCGGACCTGGAGGCAGGCTGGCGCTTTTATTGTAAGTTTGGACTGAAGCCAGTCGTTGACGCGCGGCCCCGATACGCTCGTTTCCTCTGCCCGGATGGTGACAGCACTTTTTCTCTGCAGAGGGGCGAGAACGGCGGTGGCGGCACAACTATCTATTTTGAATGCGAGGATCTCGACGCGACGGTTAGCATGCTCATCGAGTCCGGCCTCCAGTTCGCAAGCGGACCGGAAGACAAGAGCTGGCGGTGGCGCGAGGCGGAACTGGTCGACCCGGGCGGCAACCGCATCGTCCTCTACTTTGCCGGATCGAATCGCATCGATCCGCCCTGGCGGATCGGAACCGCGCCATAA
- a CDS encoding redoxin domain-containing protein: MGDQINPLQPGEPAPAFALPAVGADRIVSLVDLRGRPFFIGLFRGLHCPFCRRQIRQLSGVQPALRDTGAETLAVINTSLERARLYFRYQPTPVVLLSDPDCLTHRAFGVPRVQFLPEGSAEPPQWPERATMAQFQEARINPAGEMAEPTQPMEANFVLNAKDGFELDETDQAIFAEHATQLVGHFLVDAAGIVRWAKIEARDGPNGIGAFPSAEEIIAAASML; this comes from the coding sequence ATGGGCGATCAGATAAATCCGCTGCAACCGGGTGAACCCGCACCCGCCTTTGCGCTTCCCGCAGTCGGTGCCGACAGGATCGTATCTCTTGTCGATTTGCGCGGACGTCCCTTTTTTATCGGCCTCTTTCGCGGATTGCACTGCCCGTTCTGCCGGCGCCAGATCAGACAGCTCTCCGGCGTGCAGCCGGCATTACGCGACACAGGCGCGGAGACGCTTGCCGTCATCAACACGTCGCTCGAGCGCGCCCGGCTGTATTTTCGCTACCAGCCGACACCCGTCGTGCTTCTATCAGATCCTGACTGCCTCACTCACCGCGCCTTCGGCGTGCCGCGTGTCCAGTTTCTGCCGGAGGGGAGCGCCGAGCCGCCGCAATGGCCCGAACGCGCGACGATGGCGCAATTCCAGGAGGCACGCATCAATCCCGCGGGCGAAATGGCCGAGCCGACGCAGCCCATGGAAGCCAACTTCGTGTTGAATGCCAAAGACGGCTTCGAACTCGACGAGACCGATCAGGCAATCTTTGCCGAGCATGCCACACAACTTGTCGGCCATTTCCTGGTAGATGCGGCTGGCATCGTGCGCTGGGCAAAGATCGAGGCGCGTGACGGCCCGAACGGCATCGGCGCCTTTCCCAGCGCCGAGGAGATCATCGCTGCCGCTAGCATGCTCTGA
- a CDS encoding adenylate/guanylate cyclase domain-containing protein has protein sequence MSEAQSLFEMLRQSVKPEIVEAFARLVRDAPDRKLCRINALAFAAAEGLDEEDTIAGFLQASRLGIFELSWNVLCPGCGGVLDANTSLKTVQATEYTCALCAAGYEPTLDEMVEVTFTVSPRVRHIEAHKPHELPAIEYFRQMYWGSGIDLPEEDYEEKVDEFILETLELPPGEKAVISLQLPAEFVIVFEPVTHAAQFLDVKGEPTRERRNLMLVFDRAHRHAETLNLQPGPLRIQVENHAEVRTLPSVCVAGEALHTLLGHRRPFLTAKRLLSNQTFRDIYRTDTLDVDQRLKITSLTFLFTDLRGSTELYERVGDLAAFDLVRTHFRVLNEIVAAEAGAVVKTIGDAVMATFPTPDRAVAAAMRMRDAMRELNEERGSEDLLLKIGIHEGPCIAVNLNERQDYFGQTVNIASRVQHLATSREIFATGSVLEDPRASNLLSDRGLSPMPHSVTLRGIVNEISIFAIP, from the coding sequence ATGAGTGAAGCCCAGTCTCTATTCGAAATGCTGCGGCAGTCGGTGAAGCCGGAGATTGTCGAGGCGTTCGCGCGGCTCGTGCGCGACGCACCCGATCGCAAGCTCTGCCGCATCAACGCGCTTGCCTTTGCGGCTGCCGAAGGGCTCGACGAAGAGGATACGATCGCGGGTTTCCTGCAGGCCTCCCGCCTCGGTATTTTCGAGCTTTCCTGGAATGTGCTCTGCCCCGGCTGCGGCGGAGTGCTCGATGCAAATACCTCTCTGAAGACGGTGCAGGCCACAGAATATACCTGCGCGCTCTGCGCCGCCGGCTACGAGCCGACGCTCGACGAGATGGTCGAGGTGACCTTCACGGTAAGCCCGCGCGTGCGCCACATCGAGGCGCACAAACCGCACGAATTGCCGGCAATCGAATATTTTCGCCAGATGTACTGGGGCTCCGGCATCGACCTGCCGGAGGAGGACTACGAGGAAAAGGTCGACGAGTTCATCCTTGAGACACTGGAGCTGCCGCCGGGCGAAAAGGCGGTTATCTCACTGCAGCTTCCGGCGGAATTCGTCATCGTATTCGAACCGGTGACGCACGCGGCACAATTCCTGGACGTGAAAGGAGAGCCGACCAGGGAGCGACGGAACCTTATGCTCGTATTCGACCGCGCGCATCGCCATGCCGAGACCCTGAACCTTCAGCCGGGGCCGCTTCGGATTCAGGTGGAGAACCACGCCGAGGTCCGCACCCTGCCCTCCGTCTGCGTGGCTGGCGAGGCCTTGCATACGCTGCTCGGCCACCGTCGGCCGTTCCTCACCGCCAAACGGCTCCTCTCCAACCAGACATTCCGAGACATCTATCGAACCGACACGCTCGACGTCGACCAGCGGCTGAAGATCACCAGCCTCACCTTCCTTTTCACCGACCTGCGCGGCTCGACGGAGCTCTACGAACGCGTCGGCGACCTTGCCGCCTTCGATCTGGTGCGGACGCATTTCCGGGTTCTGAACGAGATTGTCGCAGCCGAGGCCGGCGCCGTCGTCAAGACGATCGGCGACGCGGTGATGGCCACCTTCCCTACGCCGGACCGTGCGGTAGCCGCGGCGATGCGAATGCGGGACGCGATGCGCGAGCTCAATGAGGAGCGCGGCAGCGAGGACCTGCTATTGAAGATTGGCATCCATGAGGGGCCATGTATCGCGGTCAACCTCAACGAGCGGCAGGACTATTTCGGCCAGACCGTCAATATCGCCTCGCGCGTCCAGCATCTCGCCACTTCCCGCGAGATTTTCGCGACCGGATCGGTCCTCGAAGACCCGCGTGCCTCCAACCTGCTTTCCGACCGCGGCCTCAGCCCGATGCCGCACAGCGTGACGCTCAGGGGAATCGTCAACGAGATCAGTATTTTCGCCATTCCGTGA
- a CDS encoding GFA family protein has product MHSRTATCSCGQLSIEIQGEPLGVGLCHCLACQRRTGSVFAALAAFAAPYKVIGTATEYVRVGDQGAKFRFRFCPVCGTNLFHTEEGYERSSVAVAVGAFADPSFPPPQDSVYECRRHSWIQLPPATRTCDKDPV; this is encoded by the coding sequence ATGCATTCTCGAACAGCGACTTGTTCCTGCGGCCAGTTGAGTATCGAGATTCAAGGTGAACCGCTCGGTGTCGGCCTCTGCCATTGCCTTGCCTGCCAACGGCGAACGGGCAGCGTTTTTGCAGCCCTTGCCGCCTTCGCTGCACCGTACAAGGTCATCGGCACCGCAACCGAATATGTCCGCGTCGGCGACCAGGGAGCAAAGTTCAGATTTCGCTTCTGCCCCGTCTGCGGGACGAACCTGTTCCACACCGAAGAGGGCTACGAACGATCGTCCGTAGCCGTCGCCGTCGGCGCCTTTGCCGACCCGAGTTTTCCACCCCCGCAGGATTCCGTCTATGAATGCCGCAGGCATTCATGGATCCAGCTACCGCCGGCGACAAGGACATGTGACAAGGACCCCGTCTGA
- a CDS encoding dihydrofolate reductase family protein, translating into MRKIIVGAFVSLDGIMQAPGGPHEDPVGGFNYGGWAAPYFDETMGQAVDEMFAKPFDLLLGRKTYDIFAAHWPYAGADDPIGPLFDRITKYVATRNPDLKLTWQNSQTLGPDAVATLKRLRDEDGPDLLTQGSTDFLQTLFSNDLVDEMYISFFPIVLAKGKKLFGRGAMPTALKLISSKVSGSGVTVNKYVRGGPVVTGSFEFEQPTEAELERRRKLT; encoded by the coding sequence ATGAGAAAGATCATAGTCGGTGCATTCGTAAGCCTTGACGGAATCATGCAGGCCCCCGGCGGGCCGCACGAGGACCCGGTCGGCGGGTTCAACTATGGAGGCTGGGCGGCCCCCTATTTCGACGAGACGATGGGACAGGCGGTGGACGAGATGTTTGCCAAACCGTTCGATCTCCTGCTTGGCCGAAAGACCTATGACATCTTCGCGGCGCACTGGCCCTATGCCGGCGCCGACGATCCGATCGGGCCGCTATTCGACCGCATCACCAAATATGTCGCCACGCGCAATCCGGACTTGAAGCTCACCTGGCAGAACAGCCAGACCCTCGGCCCCGACGCGGTCGCCACGCTCAAGCGGCTAAGGGACGAAGACGGACCAGATCTGTTGACACAGGGCTCAACCGACTTCCTGCAGACCCTTTTCAGCAATGATCTGGTCGATGAGATGTATATCTCGTTCTTTCCGATCGTGCTCGCAAAGGGCAAGAAACTGTTCGGCCGCGGCGCCATGCCGACAGCGCTGAAACTCATCAGTTCGAAGGTCTCCGGAAGCGGCGTCACCGTCAACAAATACGTCCGTGGAGGGCCGGTCGTGACCGGGTCTTTCGAGTTCGAGCAGCCTACCGAGGCGGAACTTGAGCGGCGGCGGAAGCTGACCTGA
- a CDS encoding CBS domain-containing protein: MRTEEAMHPGVRWIGPETDLRTIARIMKEEDIGALPVGENDRLIGMVTDRDVTLRALANGHDISTLTARDVMTKDIIYCRTTESVEDAIHLMESKKIRRLPVINEQKRMVGMLSLGDISHCSSQELTGELVKAVTGHHA; this comes from the coding sequence ATGAGAACCGAAGAAGCAATGCATCCCGGCGTGCGTTGGATCGGCCCGGAAACAGATTTGCGCACGATTGCGCGCATCATGAAAGAAGAGGATATCGGCGCCCTGCCTGTCGGCGAAAACGACCGCCTGATCGGGATGGTGACGGACCGCGACGTTACCCTGCGCGCTTTGGCGAATGGGCACGACATCTCGACGCTTACAGCCCGTGACGTGATGACGAAGGATATCATCTACTGCCGCACGACTGAATCGGTCGAAGACGCCATTCACCTGATGGAGTCGAAGAAGATCCGGCGGCTGCCGGTGATCAACGAGCAGAAGCGAATGGTTGGTATGCTGTCGCTGGGCGACATTTCCCACTGCAGCAGTCAGGAACTGACGGGCGAGTTGGTAAAGGCCGTGACGGGTCACCACGCTTGA
- a CDS encoding TerC family protein: MEIFTSAGLAALLQVIVIDLVLAGDNAVVIGLAAAGLPIEQRKKAILVGILAATGLRIVLAIFTVQLLAIIGLLLAGGLLLLWVCWKMWREIRAGGHEGIDSMEEADLSAPKKTFRQAATQIVLADVSMSLDNVLAVAGAAREHPTVLIFGLMLSIALMGIAANFIARLLNRYHWIAYVGLAIIFYVSLDMIYRGALEVWPHVVPVAQALAGL, from the coding sequence ATGGAGATTTTCACTTCCGCCGGGCTGGCGGCGCTGCTGCAAGTCATTGTCATCGACCTGGTGCTTGCCGGCGATAACGCCGTGGTCATCGGGCTCGCAGCGGCCGGTCTGCCGATCGAGCAGCGCAAGAAGGCCATTCTCGTCGGCATTCTCGCAGCCACGGGGCTTCGCATCGTGCTTGCCATCTTCACGGTCCAGCTTCTTGCCATCATCGGGCTGCTGCTCGCGGGCGGCCTTCTCCTGCTTTGGGTCTGCTGGAAAATGTGGCGCGAAATTCGCGCCGGCGGGCACGAAGGCATCGACAGCATGGAAGAGGCGGACCTCTCGGCGCCGAAGAAAACCTTCAGGCAGGCGGCGACCCAGATCGTACTCGCCGATGTCTCCATGTCGCTCGACAACGTCCTGGCCGTCGCCGGCGCCGCCCGAGAGCATCCGACCGTTCTCATCTTTGGGCTGATGCTGTCGATCGCGTTGATGGGCATTGCCGCAAACTTCATCGCCCGTTTGCTCAATCGCTACCACTGGATCGCGTATGTGGGTCTTGCGATCATCTTCTATGTGTCTCTCGACATGATCTATCGCGGCGCATTGGAGGTTTGGCCACATGTGGTGCCGGTTGCCCAGGCGCTGGCTGGACTGTAA